The Triticum aestivum cultivar Chinese Spring chromosome 5A, IWGSC CS RefSeq v2.1, whole genome shotgun sequence genomic sequence cgtcctgctcgagggcgtagtaccatgtctgggcGGCCCCGCGGAGATGGTAGGAAGCCAGCCAAGTGCGCTTCGACGCGGGCGTGCGCTATCCATGGAAGAACTGGTCACACTAgttgagccagttaagcgggtcGTCCGAACCGTCGTACGTGGCGAAGTCGATCTTTGCGAACCGGGGCGGCTGCTGGTGTGGCGCGCCCTGGCCCACTGCCTCGGCGGTACGGAGGGCTGATGACGGAGCTCGGTCCAGGGTGGAAGGGCCGACGTAGTCCCCTATGGCTCCCGACGCCTCGGGCTGCAACTGGAACCCTGACGGCGGCCGGGCCTCCGTGGAAGCTGACGGCGGCCCGTGGAGCCAGCCAGGAAGTGGCGACGGTGACGAAGGGAAACGGACCTCCTGGATCGGAAGGCCGCTCGGCGAGGACCGGCCCAGGCTAGGGttgggtgggggcggtggtggaaCCTACACCGTTGCCGCCGGGAGGGATGGTGCGGTGAGGGACGGCGCAGGCGGCGGGGCCCAGGTCGGCCACTACGGTCCCTGGGTGGTGGCGGGCGGCGCGGTTGGCGCCGCGAACGGCGTCGGCCACTGCGGCCAAGGCGGCGTCGAAGCCGCTGGTGGGGAAAGCGCCGGGTAGCCGTCGATGGTGGCCGCCGGTACTGAGTACCATGGCAGCGCCTGCTGGCCCGCGGACGCGGCCGGATGAAGCGGTGGAGGCGGCCCGTACGGGCCCGCCAAGTAGAGGCGGATGCCCTGGACCGCGACGACCAGGTCGTTGAGCACGCCGGCCATGGCCTCCGGTGTGAACTGCGGCGGCGCTGGGGGAGGCGACGGCGGTGGTTGCTGGAGGGGGGTTTGTGGCTGGCCCTAGCCCGGCGTGGTGCCGAGTGCGGGGGAGATTGGCGCCGATAGGGAGGCCGTGGTGcccggcgacgcagcggcggcgttGGTGGAATtggtggcagcggcggtgggggaggcgttgggcagcggcggctgcggtggcggcggGTTTGGAGGCGGTGAAGACATGGTCGAAACCCGGGTACCTGATACCAAggtgttaggagctagggttctgccCGGTCTTGGCCGTAGGcagtaggggaaggagggggctgggcatggCGATGAGCGGtcgcgccggcggctgggcgccgtcgcgggagaggaggatggcggcggtggcgcaagaggcagggggcggctagggttccggctcctctaggagccgggcaatagagataatcttcttattgcttaattccaaaaggagtcttacagcctatatttataatctagataatttgcagaagaattaacctaagataacttgcataagaattaacctaagataacttgtgggctaagattgcccggtgagcctagctaaaccggccataacaCTTTGTGTGACAGTGTGAGGTTGGCCTATTTTTTGTGACTACAGTTTTGTGACTACAGTTGAATGAGAAAGAGGATCATGGGCTCAGAGACTATGCCACACGCTCTAAGAATCACTGCAATGGGCACCAACTGGACTAAGAATTGTTCTTACAAATATAAATGAATGATCTATGTCATTGCCCATCAGATGAAAATAATGCATCAGGTACATTATGCTTGCAACAAGAAGCATCCAGATCATATAAGCAATTGGACCAGGCCAGAGAAGAAGTCAAAAGAATGGTAATATACACTTTGCACTAAACTGACTTGTTACAATCATTGTACATAATTATTTAATAtgcttttatttaatcttttgtaCGCTCCACGACTATCATCACTGTCATCTCCTCGAATCGATATTTCGATATTTCTGTGATTGCGTCTTCAAGAGCCATGCAAATCAGGCTGAAATCCTTCGAAGTTTACAACGCACGCACACAAACAGATATGAACTCCATTTGGAATCTTCCCAACAAATCAAAACTTCCCTGTAGAAGGAGTTCAAAATAAACACATCGGGCATAATGTCAGATACAAACTGAAGTTGTAGACATTCTATATAATTGAGATAACGTAATTTCCCGCCTCTTTCTAAGTATTGTAATCTCTGATGACTTACTAGTTACAGTTCAAATCAATGTCCCCATGTTTCCTGCCTCTTGGTAGCAAATATGATGTTCTTGATACTGCAACAACTTTGCAAACTGAAAATAGTCATAAAATCTAACGTGTTAGCATTCCAAATAGAAGTCAGTAATAACGGTCATGACGTTGGACAGAGACTACCTGAGATGCTTTGAGATCAAGCTCATCCCATTCAAAAGATGGATTTGTACCTTCGACAATCCCGGCACCGGCATAAACTAAAGTGCTATATCCCTGGACAAGACAGCTAGGTGACTTATGCTTCTAAATTAGGATAGGTTAAGAAGGATAAGGTTTACACAAATATTGATGACATGTGTTTTATTTACTTTTCCAAGTAGCGCTGATCTAATCCCAACAGCAAACTCACTTTCAGCTCCACCAAACCAACCAACAGGTCCAGCATACATTCCACGGTCGAAAATTTCTGCAACAACATCAGAAAATAGCATTCAGAGATCACCATCAATAGGTTGCATATGTTAGTTTACAGATAACATTTTACCCAGAATACAAGCACACACCATAATCTCGTATGAATTGGCGCGCTTCTTCAGTGGGCAAACCACAAACAGCTGGGCTTGGATGAAGAGCATTTAGGATGTCAAACTGCAATACCAGAACAAAGTATCAATAGTCTATTATATGAACACTAGTTGATGTCTGCAATAATCCAAGGCAAAAGAAAATTCAAATGATCCCTACATATCCAAGTGACAGAGAATATTTCAATCATAGATTACCTCGTCGTCCTCATTTCTTAATCTTGCAGCTAATTGAGCTGACAAATGTTGTACTCTTGGAAGTTTCCGAAGGGCCTTGCTGGGATTGACAACAACCTCATCACAGATCATCTGCAGATTAGATCAGATCCACTGGTTCAGCAAAAATTGCAGTAACCATATTTTGTTTTCTGAAAAGCATTACTACTGAGTACCAAGAGCAAAGCAAACTATTCCACGATCATATCTGAAATTGGACTGTGAAACTTAACTTGCCTCAAGCTTCTTCTTTATGCTGTCCCGTACAATAGTAAATTCAGTGTCCTCTTTGATGCTGCAAGAATTATTTGCATTACTGACCAGTCTGGTCTTCGTACAAGGTGCCGATATCACCGTAAAATTTCAGAAATATGTCAATCTTATGATTCCAAGCACAAAGAGGGGAAACAAACCTTAGAAGCAATTCCTGGCCAATTTGAAAATCATCAGCCCTTGTTTTCCCTCTTGCTCGCGTGCCGGCTAAAGCCTCGCTGGAAATGTTCAAGTATTTCCGGTGAAATAGTTGCTCTGGCTATTCAGAATGTTTGGATGAAATTAGCAATAGTTAGAACAGAGTTATGTAACAATGCTAGAGCAAATATACAGATAAACAATGCACAAGGCATAAAAAAGACCTATCTCTAAACAGGATTCTGACTATACATGATATGAAAGAAGGTCGGGTAAATCAGGAAGAAAGGAAAGTGCATCACAGAAGACATACACTATTTCCAACAAATGCAGGAGCATCAGGTGGCTGTATGCAGAACTGGTAGGCATTCTGGCCCTCAACCTGTATACACAAGAGTCGCGGAATGATCTTTTTGTAAACAACGAGGGGAGGGGACAACAATACAACATACCTTCAGACAAGCTAACAGCTCCAGAGGGTCGATGCAAGTATCAGTGATGTACCTGCTGCACCTTGCCAACACAACCTGTGGAAAATATTTCAATGGCAAGTTCAAAATATGTGGTGAACAAAAATGGAAAACAAGTATTTTCTTAACTAACTGGAAAATTCTAGCATTGACAAAAATATCAGATTTGACCAAACCTCTCTGTACTCGCAAAAGGACAGGTAAAAAAAATTGCTTGCTAATTCGGTTTACCTTGACTAATTCGGTTTGGCTCCCTTTGATCATCCGAAGAGCTTGAGTAACAGCAAGATCCCAGGACGCCTTGGTGGGGACATGATTGAGATTTACGATGGCGGTTTGTAGGATGGACCTGTTCACCTTAACTGAACAGGGTGATATCTGCATAGAAGCTCAAATTAGTGGTTGCTAAGTTACTATCTTGCACATGACAATACAGAAAAATAAAATGTCATGCCTTGTGCAATGTTGATTGGAGCTCGTCCACAGCGCTCTGCCATGTCCAAGAAAGCGAGTCGTCCCACGCAATCGTCGTCGCCAGAACCGAGCCCTCCTCGAGCTCGCTGAACTCAACCTGCAATGCAGTACACTTTTACATTGCACACACTTGAAAAGAAGCAGCCAGTACACATGCACATTGCATTCATCATGCAGAATGAAACTGTCACCAGTTGCGGATCGACTTACTTGTGGAACAACGAAGTAGAATGCGCCGTAGTCTTCCCATTCGACCGAGGCGTCGCTCGACGCGTCGAAACGGATGGCGCCGTAGGCGCGGATCAGCGGGCAATCCCTTGAAAGAAATCTTCACGGGCAAAGAAGAGGAGGAACAGCATCGTCAACGCACTCTAAGCCAAGCTTTACCACAGTTCATTCAATTCAAAAAAACATACTACTAGCTCATCGAGTAGGTAGTGAGTTTTTGCGTACCTCTTGATGGCTCGCCAGTCGCGGAGGGAGAAGGGGTCCGTGCCGCGGAAGAAGACCGCCGACCCCACGCCGGCGACGCTAACCGGCTGCTCCCACTGCTCCTTGTGGCCGCCGTTGCCGTTGCTGCTGCGGCTGCCCACGGCGACGGCCGGCGTGTCCGGCAGGGGCGCCCGGGCGGAGAAGAAGCAGCGGAGCAGGGAGCTCTGCCTCTGCGCGTGCAGCCACTCGATGGCGTCCCCTCGCTGCCGAATAGGCACCTGCGTGCGCATTTTATCCAGATAGAACGATCAAACGCAGTTCCACACCACACGCGCCATTGACGAGGGACATGTGCTTTGGCTTTGCTACCTCGATGCGGATGATGCCGGAGGAGGACGCCGGCGGGTCGGCGTTGAGCGCGGCGACGGCGGCCCTGAGCTGCCCGACGGCCTCCTGCGGCGCCGACGCTGCCGGCAGGGCCCGCGTCTCGTGCATGGTCACCACGCCCCGGTCGCCGACACCTGCCGCGCAGCCGTTCATAGACAGGGAGCACGACGGCCTGACCCACCTGCTCCCATCGCGAGCGAGGAGACGACGTACGAGCCCCTTGGACGCCGGGCGGGAGGAGAGGAGGCGACCGGAGtagagcgacgacgacgacggcgacggcgacattgCTGAGGATGTGATCTCGAGCGAGACACTATCTAGTACCCCACGCACGTAGACGCCGATGCATGTTTCGTCGCGAGGGAAACGAGAGGAGATAAGAGACGATTCTCATGGGGATAAGTGGCAGAAGCGTAAATCTGCTTCCGCCACGTGGCCAGCCGATAAGCCGCACGCTTGCACGACGCTTTTCAACGTGGCCAACCAGTCAGCCGTTCATCCCAGTTATAGATTGTATATTATTGCCGGATCGAGGGCTCAACTCAGGCAACAATCATTATCTTCTCCCTTGGAAAGTAGGCTACACCACAGCAAGTTAAAAAATTGACGAATGCTGAATCAAGTTCAGAATTTTCAGAGCTTGAATTATTACTGCGAGTGTGGCTCAACGGACAGGCACTACACCGAGCAAAGACAAAATTCCTCAGGAATGAAACACGGCAGTTCTTCAAATCTAACAGACTGCAACAACGCGCCCAAGGGCGTGTGAAGTATTGTCAACCCGCCCCGATTTCATCCGAAACCGAGGAACACCCCTGACTGAGAGCTTAGAGAAGGGGGGCTTGATTCCGCAATCAAGGCTTGAGAGCAATAGCAATGCCGACCTTCGAGCTCTTCTCGATGGCCTTGGTGTCCACCTCCGCCGAGATGGTGCACAGCGACTTTGGCATGAACTCGTGCTGGATCAGCGCGCTGGCCTTGCCAGAGTTGTTGATCCGGGCCTTCACAAGGGTGAGCGGGTCCAGGGTATGCTGGGTGCCGAAGGTGAGGCTGTTCTCGTTGCTTGAGAAGCTGTGGGTCAGCTCTGCCCCAACAGCTGTGCCGGATTTCTCCACAATGTGGTAATAGGATGCAGTCAGGCTGTCTCCCTTGTTGTTCCTGCAAGAATATTTCAATTCAAATCGTTAGTGGGAACTAGCCAACGGTGCACCGAGAGTTGATGTTAGTTCCTCGTGCATCAGCTTGTATACATTTTGATTCTTCTGAGGATGCTAAAGGAGGTCCATGTTTAACTACCAAACATACACGATAAAAATCAGAACAAGAGCTTGTTTAATTGGTTTGGTTTAAAGAATCTAACAGCTCACAACATGTATTCTTCGAGGGGCACTGATCAAtattagctactccctccgttccaaattacttgtcgcagaaatggatgtatctagaactaaaatacatctagatacatccatttctgcgacgagtaattcggaacggagggagtagttgagaaAGGATATGTCTGatttgaagaagaaaaaaaacaaataaaaggaCACAGCAACTGCTTGCTAGGTCAGCTTTATTTGTGGTTGCAATGATACAAGAGTTTGTTAGCAACATGTTGCAACTACCAAGCAATTGGTAGATGATAAAGAATGACCTAATATAACACAAAAAGACCTTGGAAAGTTATATTTTAGCTATTTGTATACTGTCTCAACTGAACAATAACTTGCTAGGTGAGATAGGACAAATAGTGATTAACATATACtctaagagcgtttagatcacgtACCTATGAAGATGTCACAAGGATCAAATAAGCTAAGATTGGCAAAGTAATACTTGTGAATCCTAatttacatagatagatcttgaaaactcacAGGTTCAGGGATGCGATAAGATCCTGGTTAGTGTAGCTAAGTGCAGCATTGTATTTGGTGAAATTCTTGGTGGCTGTATCAAGCGACACATCAGCACCAAGAGCTAGAGCACTAGTTCCGAACGCGCCGGAGAGGTTGACTACAGGATTGGCAGTCAAGCCAATGCTTGCATTAATACCAGCATAATCATGCAAGTACTGGAGCTCAACCTGCAAACAAAGAACGAATCAAACATAAGCAACAACCAATTAAGAAACCATTACATTGAGGGTTAGGATACCACCTTTCCAGATTTCTGATCAGGAACAGCAAAGCTCAAGATGGTCTTCAGCCCTGGTGCTGCAAGATCGTCAGCGGTAATTGTAGTAATGACCTGCCCAAGAGAACAAAGCAGTCAGTACTAAAAGCTGGAAATACAACAGAACAATTATAATGTTtgacgagggagagagagacataCATTCGATGCTGAGTTGGCCTTCACATCTACAGTGATGTTTTTGTTCTTGATCTGTGATTGGATCTCACCGAGTATAAGATCAGCCTTCTTTGTACTGGTAGCAGTAATTGCCTGCATGGAGAAATTCAAAGAAAAGGTTGACAATAGAACTTATATCATAGGTACCACACCGTTACCATAGCAATGTCAACATAGCAGCAGTTGTCACAAGAAAAAAGTAATATCAAGAGAACGCTAGGATATGTACAGCACTGCACCGGTGACACTATCATATTTCACTGTGATGGCACTTTACACAAAGATTCTGTTCTAAGAATGGGGTGGCATCCACTAAAATGCTAATTTGAAGAAATATATCATTTGTTGAAGATATTGACAACAGCATAAATCCAGTTGCATCAGACTCCAGATCtatatcttattttattttttatggAAAAAAAATTCAGAACCCACACATCCCCCAGCCAAACCAAAATAAGGAAACGACAGAATAAAGTAGAATAGCTTTTGGAACATTGGATTAGCCCATTTCTTTTGGTCTAACAAATGACATGATTAACAATGACAGAAAATCCCCACCTACAGCCCCAGAAAACACAGTACAACAATCCTTAAATATTGTTGTGATTGTAATTACTCGCAAGATAGCTACCTCAATAAGACAGTAATACAGCTATTGTTCTCCAGTCTCCAGCCCTATGTTGATGACTTGGTAGGGTCTGCCGATGTGCCCTAGTTATTAAGCGTAAATTCTATGACAAATTATTGGGATACAACTCCCCGATGAATTCAGGACAATGGCAAGGCTAGCACATTGAGTTCCATCCCATTCTCCCGAAGTCCTAACCAACAGAATCAATTCCTCTATCAGCCCAAATGCAACCCACAACAAATCAGCAAAAGCCATAAGCAGCAAAACCTATCTAAAAACCCTCGCGCTACCCAGAGCCAGAGGTCGTCAAACCACTGCCCAGCGATCAATCACTCGGATCACACGGAACGACAATAAACCGCGCGAACAGATCAGGAAACCCAATAATCTCCTGGAGCCCGGATCAGACCGCGTCCCTTTCTCGCACGACGCGACCTGGCAAAACGGAGCAGGAAGAGACAAGATGTAGGGGAGCACTTACGGCGCCATTGGCGGTGTAGGTGGTGAGGGTGAACTTGTGGTCGGTCTGGTAGTCCCTGTACAGTAGATCTGCAGCGAGCGAGCAAGCACAACAATCAGCATATCTCACGGGAGGAATCTAGCTCGGAGAAGAAGAAAATCCCACGAACGCGGGTCGGGCGGGAGGGGCGGAGGATCGGGCGCTCacccttggccttcttgccgatCCCGGAGTAGAGGCCTGGGCCGCCCATCTCCGCCGGTGAGCTGGGATGCGCCTGCGCCGCTGGAGCTGCGTGGGTTTGTGGAGGGTGGGGGGAGGCGGCGGATAGGTGGTGGAGGGGAGGGAAGGAGCGGGGAGGGGGGAATAAAGGCGGAGAAATTCTACGGCGCACCAGGCGATGGCGAGAGCGGCTGCGGCTGCGCGTGGGCCCTCATAAAACCCTAGCTTAATGTTTTGTTTTTCTCGCCCATTTTCGGGTTTCCACACGACTCATGCGATATTTTTTTTGACATTCTGGTTTAGAAGACATTGTTTTTATCACATCTTTCTTGTGCTATGCTCATGCAATCATGTTTTGGTAAAATCATGTTTTGAAAAAACAACATATATGCAGGTTTTTTACAAcaacaaaaaaacgtatatacaTGCTTGGTTTTGCATATTTTGCGTATAGTTTAATTCATGTGCAATTTGAgataaaaacacacacacacacacaagtggacATGTGATGTCCTGCTAAGGCTGCTATATGTGTTGCTTGTGTTGTGTCCTTAGTATTTTATTGGTTTCTCAAAGTTGCATACATTATGTGGAGTCCTTCGGAATGCATAGAGAATCAAAAGGGTTTATTCTTTTCCAATCATGTGGCCTAAATAATATGTCTTTTTTTTGCGGATGTAAATAACATGTCTTTTGTGGAATTTTTTTCCCCTAGTTCATCAAGAGGTACTTGATCGGGTCAACATGTATAATTCACATGACATCCCCCAAAGTGCTACTTTTTTATTGATCTTGTCTATTTGGGTACTACTTTAGATTCTTTCTAACCGATGTTGGATTGATTAAGGGCATCTTCAAGGCGGACCCGCAACCATCCGAACCGCGTTGTCCGGACAGCGGAAAATCATCCAATGCCGACCTGTATCGGTACGCGGAGCGGTCTGGacgcgatttctcccgcaaaccggagacaaacgtgGGGGGGGTGCGGGAGTCCGAACCGATCTCACGCCCTTTTCTGACCACCCTAGTCCACCCAAACCCCTTCTCTCGCGCCCGCGCGCGTTCCCGCTGCGCACCAGCTACCTGCATTCATGCCGATGTAGAGCGGCCGCTCCCCAGTGAAGAGAGGACGTGACGTCTCACTGGTGTTGGCATTGAAGCAGCTCACCGGCCGAGGGCGTCGCCCTTGACGCGCATCCAGTGTCCACGCCTATTCAATGCCGGAGATGTGTGACTAGATGGGACGGGACGAATATCTACCACGCCCCTTCAATGCCCCGTTCGTCCGCATGCCGCCATTAAGCAGGCTCGCCGACCAAGAAACCCACTTCAGTGTCCCGCATAGATGTCTAGCCTCACTGAAATCCGCTAAGGGCAGCCACACCTGACTATCTCCACAACACAACACATCTGCTCCACATCCTCCTCCTTTCctccacatccgccatgaccgccagCGGGAAAGCACTATGG encodes the following:
- the LOC123103578 gene encoding isochorismate synthase 2, chloroplastic-like, coding for MSPSPSSSSLYSGRLLSSRPASKGLVRRLLARDGSRWVRPSCSLSMNGCAAGVGDRGVVTMHETRALPAASAPQEAVGQLRAAVAALNADPPASSSGIIRIEVPIRQRGDAIEWLHAQRQSSLLRCFFSARAPLPDTPAVAVGSRSSNGNGGHKEQWEQPVSVAGVGSAVFFRGTDPFSLRDWRAIKRFLSRDCPLIRAYGAIRFDASSDASVEWEDYGAFYFVVPQVEFSELEEGSVLATTIAWDDSLSWTWQSAVDELQSTLHKISPCSVKVNRSILQTAIVNLNHVPTKASWDLAVTQALRMIKGSQTELVKVVLARCSRYITDTCIDPLELLACLKVEGQNAYQFCIQPPDAPAFVGNSPEQLFHRKYLNISSEALAGTRARGKTRADDFQIGQELLLSIKEDTEFTIVRDSIKKKLEMICDEVVVNPSKALRKLPRVQHLSAQLAARLRNEDDEFDILNALHPSPAVCGLPTEEARQFIRDYEIFDRGMYAGPVGWFGGAESEFAVGIRSALLGKGYSTLVYAGAGIVEGTNPSFEWDELDLKASQFAKLLQYQEHHICYQEAGNMGTLI
- the LOC123103579 gene encoding mitochondrial outer membrane porin — protein: MGGPGLYSGIGKKAKDLLYRDYQTDHKFTLTTYTANGAAITATSTKKADLILGEIQSQIKNKNITVDVKANSASNVITTITADDLAAPGLKTILSFAVPDQKSGKVELQYLHDYAGINASIGLTANPVVNLSGAFGTSALALGADVSLDTATKNFTKYNAALSYTNQDLIASLNLNNKGDSLTASYYHIVEKSGTAVGAELTHSFSSNENSLTFGTQHTLDPLTLVKARINNSGKASALIQHEFMPKSLCTISAEVDTKAIEKSSKVGIAIALKP